A genome region from Cryptococcus neoformans var. neoformans B-3501A chromosome 8, whole genome shotgun sequence includes the following:
- a CDS encoding hypothetical protein (Match to ESTs gb|CF191257.1|CF191257, gb|CF191256.1|CF191256), with protein MSRTQHPDLTYWQDTVERLTALCSRLQHPRQSTSETEIIDILNGLAVALRDESLRTPIGSLGLPDTLTELLQQAITVDLEEVVKQVGRVAANLAVENDFNRELLAKAGFIGHVLSPSVLDRNSSHPSDQALVASLYNLVVQGNSLCISVFQQENHLRCLCRLAVDHLQQVHKSNAVGTVDLTIAQWLWSILSVVINDNGDKDCKMSDQLPLLDLFKHFPYWTPPGSLSDFVIESGPEPPLNILLSSCQVIENILSDHSDILKQLIEDDDRLPKAAKHPLELVLDFVEFANLPLSWTNATTEQRDDGESASQEEDFDARKLFGEAKACLVNGIVSFSSESASSTLPLGFFWTRMRSWLDSDVSNRRDLVECALLSYGNSITGDTDAIEYLDGETTLLPRIKSLLKPDVPATTQHAVVGLLRNLSIPDQNKNVLYEAGVIDDLIGMGVWSENRDMLGSVQGGVVGIFKNLCRNQSDIASYIMASYKDDLISLCKRTNDQAIKFEGTRVFVNAARNLPKGMDSQGVNALCDERIVKLLVDMMLNASQYPLLENEAVLGLAFLSMFSSANALVMEELTAEREGGTGKTRLEQMVANKDLLKEGRENAEALLTLMRDRL; from the exons ATGTCTCGCACCCAGCATCCTGACCTGACCTACTGGCAGGACACAGTTGAACGCCTCACAGCCTTATGCAGTCGTCTGCAGCATCCACGTCAATCCACCTCCGAAACCGAAATCATCGACATCTTAAACGGCCTGGCCGTAGCCTTGCGCGACG AGTCTCTGAGGACTCCTATTGGATCTTTGGGACTACCAGATACACTTACCGAATTATTGCAACAAGCAATTACTGTtgatttggaagaagtggtCAAGCAGGTTGGTCGAGTGGCCGCGAATCTGGCAGTTGAGAATG ATTTCAACAGAGAGCTCCTAGCGAAGGCTGGCTTCATCGGCCAcgttctttctccctctgtCCTGGACCGTAATTCGTCCCATCCCAGCGATCAAGCCCTAGTAGCCAGTTTGTACAATTTGGTTGTACAAGGAAATA GTCTTTGCATCTCCGTTTTCCAGCAAGAAAACCACCTCCGGTGTTTGTGCCGCCTCGCTGttgatcatcttcaacaagTTCACAAATCAAACGCCGTGGGCACTGTGGACCTTACTATTGCACAATGGCTCTGGTCAATATTAAGTGTAGTGATCAACGATA ATGGTGACAAAGACTGCAAGATGTCAGACCAATTACCCCTCCTCGATCTTTTCAAACATTTTCCGTACTGGACTCCTCCCGGTTCATTATCGGATTTTGTGATAGAGAGTGGACCAGAACCCCCCTTGAAtattctcctttcctcttgcCAAGTCATAGAAAATATTCTTTCAGACCATTCAGATATATTGAAGCAACTTATagaagacgacgacagGTTGCCCAAAGCGGCCAAGCATCCTCTCGAGCTCGTCCTTGATTTTGTGGAATTCGCCAATCTGCCTCTAAGCTGGACAAACGCTACCACTGAACAACGCGATGATGGTGAAAGTGCTTctcaggaggaggattttGATGCAAGAAAATTGTTCGGAGAGGCAAAAGCTTGCCTTGTCAACGGAATTGTTTCATTTAGCAGCGAATCAGCATCCAGTACTCTTCCCTTGGGATTCTTCTGGACTCGTATGCGCAGCTGGCTTGACAGTGATGTGTCAAATAGAAGAGATCTGGTGGAGTGTGCACTGCTCAGCTATGGCAATAGCATCACTGGAG ATACCGACGCTATCGAGTATCTTGATGGCGAGACCACCTTGCTTCCCCGAATTAAATCGTTACTGAAACCAGACGTTCCGGCAACAACACAACATGCTGTTGTTGGCCTTCTAAGgaacctttccatccccGACCAGAATAAGAATGTTCTTTACGAAGCGGGAGTTATAGATGACTTGATAGGTATGGGCGTCTGGTCTGAGAACAGAGACATGTTAGGATCAGTACAAGGGGGCGTGGTAGGCATATTCAAGAACCTGTGTAGAAATCAAT CTGACATCGCATCTTACATTATGGCCTCCTATAAAGATGACTTGATTTCCCTGTGCAAACGTACAAACGACCAAGCGATCAAATTTGAGGGCACGCGCGTATTTGTCAATGCCGCCCGCAACCTTCCGAAGGGTATGGATTCTCAAGGCGTAAATGCCCTCTGCGATGAACGTATAGTCAAGCTATTGGTGGATATGATGTTAAATGCGTCCCAATACCCCTTGTTGGAGAATGAAGCGGTTCTGGGACTGGCTTTCTTGTCCATGTTCAGTTCAGCAAACGCATTAG TCATGGAGGAACTGACCGCtgagagagaaggtggG